From Montipora foliosa isolate CH-2021 chromosome 6, ASM3666993v2, whole genome shotgun sequence, a single genomic window includes:
- the LOC138005860 gene encoding QRFP-like peptide receptor has translation MASSNSSLASLGIPNSTSETVLQEPTEIFIILCKIVATALLMIASLVGNTLVICVVFQSLRMRTVTNYLIVNMACADFLYTIVAVPPLFIMILQEENWAMQSRGRGIYFCQVVNVAQYILIPVSLLTLAAIAFDRFFAILMPLKRIINERVFNWILLVIWATSAAVGAPMIYSLRVREVHAGDFSCEEDWAPAFDNQEAPKIYTIVSFAVVFCFPLCITTVLYTVICRHLWFIKMPGETGQEESHNLIRRRKSRRKVVKMLIAVVVVFLVSWLPLCVANLLLYLSPDTEIPSSVYFTCLFLMRASCALNPAVYAIFSENYRHGFKRVLAKSYCFRISRLNSQNGSSSTLRNQTVPSFVRSEQLLSRRSIFKKRLSHGTEGESENKV, from the coding sequence ATGGCAAGTTCCAACTCAAGTTTGGCCTCACTGGGCATACCCAACAGCACAAGCGAGACGGTGCTCCAAGAGCCAACAGAAATCTTCATTATTTTGTGCAAGATAGTGGCAACTGCATTGTTAATGATAGCGTCATTGGTTGGAAACACGCTCGTCATTTGCGTTGTTTTCCAAagtttacgcatgcgcacagTCACTAATTACCTGATAGTAAATATGGCTTGCGCAGACTTTCTTTACACAATTGTCGCGGTGCCGCCCTTGTTCATCATGATTCTTCAAGAAGAGAACTGGGCAATGCAAAGTCGTGGGCGTGGTATTTACTTCTGCCAGGTCGTAAATGTAGCGCAATACATTCTCATTCCAGTTTCACTTCTAACGTTGGCAGCCATCGCATTTGATCGCTTCTTTGCCATTTTGATGCCGCTAAAACGCATCATCAATGAACGCGTCTTTAACTGGATCCTACTGGTCATCTGGGCGACGTCCGCAGCAGTGGGTGCTCCTATGATCTACTCTTTGCGAGTTCGTGAAGTACACGCTGGTGACTTCAGTTGTGAAGAAGACTGGGCTCCCGCCTTTGACAACCAAGAAGCGCCAAAGATCTACACAATAGTATCCTTTGCAGttgtattttgctttccttTGTGCATCACAACTGTTTTGTACACAGTCATATGTCGACATCTCTGGTTCATAAAGATGCCTGGTGAGACAGGACAAGAGGAGTCGCATAACTTGATCAGGCGTCGTAAATCGCGCAGAAAGGTCGTGAAAATGCTCATTGCAGTAGTTGTGGTGTTTCTTGTATCCTGGCTGCCACTGTGCGTTGCTAACCTCTTGTTATACCTTAGTCCTGACACTGAGATCCCTTCCTCCGTCTACTTCACATGTTTGTTCCTGATGCGAGCCAGCTGCGCTCTCAATCCAGCGGTCTACGCCATCTTCAGCGAAAACTACCGCCATGGTTTTAAAAGAGTACTGGCCAAAAGTTACTGCTTTAGGATCTCTAGATTGAATTCTCAGAACGGAAGCTCTTCGACCTTGCGTAACCAGACGGTTCCCTCCTTCGTGAGGAGCGAGCAGCTTCTGTCTAGACGGAGCATCTTCAAGAAACGTTTGAGCCATGGGACTGAGGGTGAAAGCGAAAATAAGGTCTAA